A portion of the Salmo trutta chromosome 1, fSalTru1.1, whole genome shotgun sequence genome contains these proteins:
- the LOC115201927 gene encoding serotonin N-acetyltransferase-like has product MSLVGALPFLKPRLSPSVSPGRQRRHTLPASEFRPLNTQDAISVFEIEKEAFISVSGDCPLHLDEVRHFLTLCPELSMGWFEEGRLVAFIIGSQWDQDRLTLDALSLHKPKGSTVHIHVLAVHRTFRQQGKGPILMWRYLQYLRCLPYVRRAVLMCEDFLVPFYQKSGFKVQGRCSITVASLTFTEMQYPVRGHALMRRNSEAIGFPQTALLLEEQTQRLKSVLLLEEPIQRSESALLLEEQTQRTEPESADV; this is encoded by the exons ATGTCACTAGTGGGCGCCCTGCCTTTCCTGAAACCGCGACTAtccccttctgtttctcctggGCGCCAAAGAAGACACACACTGCCAGCAAGCGAGTTCCGACCGCTCAACACGCAAGATGCCATCAGCGTGTTCGAAATTGAGAAAGAGG CCTTTATCTCTGTGTCAGGAGACTGCCCGCTCCACCTTGATGAGGTGCGTCATTTCCTCACGCTGTGTCCAGAGCTGTCCATGGGCTGGTTTGAGGAGGGGAGACTAGTAGCCTTCATCATTGGGTCCCAATGGGACCAGGACAGACTCACCCTA GACGCCCTAAGTCTTCACAAGCCCAAAGGTTCCACAGTTCATATCCATGTGCTGGCGGTCCACCGGACCTTCCGGCAGCAGGGAAAGGGCCCTATCCTGATGTGGCGCTACCTGCAGTACCTACGCTGCCTGCCCTATGTGCGCCGTGCAGTGCTCATGTGCGAGGACTTCCTGGTTCCCTTCTACCAGAAGTCTGGCTTCAAGGTGCAGGGCCGCTGTTCCATCACGGTGGCATCACTGACCTTCACAGAGATGCAGTACCCTGTGAGGGGCCATGCCCTGATGCGGCGCAACAGTGAAGCTATTGGTTTTCCTCAGACTGCGTTATTATTGGAGGAACAGACTCAGAGGCTTAAGTCTGTGTTATTATTGGAGGAACCGATTCAGAGGAGTGAGTCTGCATTGTTATTGGAGGAACAGACTCAGAGGACTGAGCCTGAGTCTGCTGATGTGTAA